The ANME-2 cluster archaeon genome includes the window AACATTGCTCCCATATTAATATTTATAATATTATAGGATTGTGAAGAATTAGTATGAACAAAGAATTCACGATGGTCATCGAGCAAGATGAAGATGGTATTTATGTAGCATCTGTACCAGAACTTGAAGGATGTCATACACAGGCAGAAAATCTAGATGAATTGAATGAAAGAATTAAAGAAGCGATAGAACTCTATTTAGAAGTTGAATCGGACTTCATTAATGAAACACCATTAGAATTTATTGGCATCCAGAAAGTTAAGGTTGCTGTTTAAATGGATAATATCACTCCACTTCCTGTTAAAAAGGTAATCAAGGCACTTGAAAAAATAGGTTTTCAGCAGATTAGACAAAAAGGAAGTCATCTATTTATGCGGCATATTGATGGCCGGACTACAATTATCACTGTTCATCCAGGCGAGGATATTGGAAAAGGAATGGTAAGGAAAATAATAAAAGATGCAAAAATAACCAGAGAGGAATGGCTTAAGCTGGTTTGAAGAATTAAAAAAAAAATTTGGCGACAATCTCTTTACTAAATCTACTATTACACACCCCGCACCCATCACACCCATCTGACACCCTGGTCGTACAGTGGATTGTATTCCAGGCCACGCCTCTGCTTTTCATTGACCAAGAGATACTTGAAAGAGGGTGGATTACTTTCGCAAAATACGCAGATAAGAAGCTGAGTTTTACTGATTGCTCAATAATCGAACTGATGAAAAAAAAGGGTATAGACCACCTAGCCAGTTTTGATGGTGGATTTGATGAAATCGTATCAAGGATAAGGTACTGATACTGCCACTGCAATTGAGCATTGTACCTCCTATGCCATACAATCCGGCAGTTGCTGATCCTCAATTTTTTTTCGGTATATCCTCACCCCTGACCACTCCCAGCATCTTCATCATCCGGTTCATGGTTTTGCGCATGGAACGCAGCCCCTCTTCATCCTCTGCCGCGCCTTCGGCCATCCTGTCCTGTGACCAGAAAGTGCCGCCCAGATTGGCACCGAACGAACCACCGCCGACCGGTATCATCTCGCTGATTATATAGAAATGGTGGATGGACTGCAGTGCTATCTCCTGGCCGCCCACCCGGTCGCCGCCTACTGCCAGGGCCGCACCCACTTTGTTGCGCAGGATGTTGGGGTTCTTTGCAACCACAGCCCGGCAGCGGTCAAGCATGGTCCTGGTCCGGGCGCTCAGGTTGCCCTGGTACACGGGGGTGCCGATGATGATACCGTCGGCCCATTCCAGGCCGTCGTAGAACTCGGGCATGTCGTCTTTGTGGATGCAGCCGCTGCGCTCCCGGATGCAGTAGTCGCAGTGGATGCAGAAGTTGAGGTGTTTGCCTCGTGCTGAGAAGTAGCGGGTTTCCACATTGTATTTCTCCTCAAGGTATTTGAGGGCTTCATTTACAATGTAATCGGTTGAGCCCTTCCTGGGGCTTCCTGAGACTCCGAAGATTTTTATCATAGTATGACTCCCTGAAAACTGTGTGTTTTTATTTATGGGTATAGGGTTTATAAGTATTGATTGTGGGATGCTTTCTGAAGTTGTTTAGGAAACTTTATATTTAGAACCGATTTTCGTCAGCCGTTTATATTCCACAAAAAAACTACCATTTTCACATCAAAACAGATAGGACAGTAACGTTTTTTCATGTAATCTCGCTCTAGAATATGTTCCGTACATGGAACATAAAAATACGGTAGCATTAAATAAATCGTGACTTTGTGGAAGAACCGTTATGTGGCAGGAAGATTTAAACAATTTTACTACATTACCCAATATCACCATCATTAGTGGACATAAATGATGAAATACCTTATTTGGTCACGTAATTTAGTACACGACCCAAAATACATAATCAAGGGTAACGATTAAAATAACGATACAATGAAGAAAAATCAAGAATATTTAAATCAAGTCTGGTAACGATATATCAGTTAACAAAAAAGAGAGATGAATAAATATTAAATTAAAAAGGTGGTATAAATAATGAATATTCTTGTTACAGGCGGCGCAGGTTTCATCGGCTCGCACATTGCCGGGTATTTCGCATCTGCCGGGCACAATGTGACCATTCTTGACAACCTCTCGACAGGCTACTCACGCAACATCCCAAAGAGCAACAACACCACCTTCATCGAGGGTGATATCTGCGCCCAGGCTACAGTTACCAAAGCGGCGAAGGGTGCAGATTATGTGTTTCACCATGCTGCGCTTGTCTCTGTACCGCTTAGCTGCCAGAAGCCTGCGGATGCATTTAACATCAACACCCTGGGCACGCTGAATGTACTGCAAGCTTCCCTTGATGCGGGTGCTATGAAGGTGATCATTGCC containing:
- a CDS encoding type II toxin-antitoxin system HicB family antitoxin, with the protein product MNKEFTMVIEQDEDGIYVASVPELEGCHTQAENLDELNERIKEAIELYLEVESDFINETPLEFIGIQKVKVAV
- a CDS encoding type II toxin-antitoxin system VapC family toxin, yielding MATISLLNLLLHTPHPSHPSDTLVVQWIVFQATPLLFIDQEILERGWITFAKYADKKLSFTDCSIIELMKKKGIDHLASFDGGFDEIVSRIRY
- a CDS encoding flavodoxin family protein; this translates as MIKIFGVSGSPRKGSTDYIVNEALKYLEEKYNVETRYFSARGKHLNFCIHCDYCIRERSGCIHKDDMPEFYDGLEWADGIIIGTPVYQGNLSARTRTMLDRCRAVVAKNPNILRNKVGAALAVGGDRVGGQEIALQSIHHFYIISEMIPVGGGSFGANLGGTFWSQDRMAEGAAEDEEGLRSMRKTMNRMMKMLGVVRGEDIPKKN
- a CDS encoding type II toxin-antitoxin system HicA family toxin; this translates as MDNITPLPVKKVIKALEKIGFQQIRQKGSHLFMRHIDGRTTIITVHPGEDIGKGMVRKIIKDAKITREEWLKLV